A genomic window from Salvia miltiorrhiza cultivar Shanhuang (shh) chromosome 5, IMPLAD_Smil_shh, whole genome shotgun sequence includes:
- the LOC131025962 gene encoding uncharacterized protein LOC131025962, translated as MGAPSLIAAGSVIFRDEWAWVRGCFHTQGGIGFAFEAKLLVIITAINIAHDRGWLHLWVEADSIYVVRLLETRSTHFPWRFIASWNHGLRLLQDFHLMVTHIYREGNKPADIMANGERQEGWWPFAIEDIK; from the coding sequence ATGGGCGCTCCGAGCCTAATTGCTGCTGGTAGTGTGATCTTTCGGGATGAATGGGCGTGGGTTCGTGGATGTTTTCATACTCAAGGGGGTAttggttttgcctttgaagcaaAGTTGTTGGTCATTATCACTGCTATCAACATTGCTCACGACCGTGGTTGGCTCCATCTTTGGGTTGAAGCGGATTCTATTTACGTGGTTAGGTTACTGGAGACTCGGTCCACTCATTTTCCTTGGCGTTTTATTGCGTCTTGGAATCATGGTCTTCGTCTCCTTCAAGACTTTCATTTGATGGTCACTCACATCTATAGGGAGGGTAATAAGCCTGCGGATATTATGGCGAATGGCGAGAGACAAGAGGGCTGGTGGCCGTTTGCTATTGAGG